Proteins encoded together in one Camelina sativa cultivar DH55 chromosome 9, Cs, whole genome shotgun sequence window:
- the LOC104715464 gene encoding putative F-box protein At1g53550 yields the protein MGPVATLINPATGKCTCLPRFPFKAGTFDFRVKTKTYIGFDQEGLKFKVLGLSIGEEGEANTYQILSLDLDVESWKWREVNCPIEHSVPVICDTNSICINGNLYYTGRLPNREAAVIQFDLATESFSSSNPIPEKPRLGMDMYSWESGLLNVDGKVGVSVALPHHKSRLWVLEDPVNNKWSSIIVSTPLSILGPSTFVNRIIFQGFTRKGLSIFSQGQGPTLCLYYHNKETEEVHTDHIARAYMWQMFTFWNYVHTFMFA from the coding sequence ATGGGGCCAGTTGCTACCCTAATCAATCCAGCAACTGGAAAGTGTACATGTTTACCCAGGTTTCCTTTTAAAGCTGGAACCTTTGATTTTAGGGTGAAAACGAAAACGTACATTGGTTTTGACCAGGAGGGTTTGAAATTCAAAGTTTTGGGTTTGTCGATTGGTGAAGAGGGGGAAGCTAATACATACCAAATTCTGAGTCTTGATCTTGATGTTGAGTCTTGGAAGTGGAGAGAGGTGAATTGCCCTATTGAACATTCAGTACCAGTGATATGTGACACCAATTCGATTTGTATCAATGGGAATCTGTATTACACAGGCCGCCTGCCCAATAGAGAGGCTGCGGTGATCCAGTTCGATTTGGCTACTGAATCTTTTTCCTCATCAAATCCCATACCCGAGAAGCCAAGATTGGGCATGGACATGTATAGCTGGGAGTCAGGGTTACTTAACGTGGATGGAAAGGTTGGTGTTTCTGTAGCTCTGCCACATCATAAGTCCCGCCTGTGGGTTCTTGAAGACCCAGTGAACAACAAGTGGTCGAGCATCATTGTGTCCACTCCCCTCTCCATCCTCGGGCCATCCACATTTGTCAACCGCATAATTTTCCAGGGTTTCACAAGAAAGGGGCTCTCTATCTTCTCACAAGGGCAAGGACCAACTCTATGTCTCTATTACCACAACAAGGAGACAGAGGAAGTTCATACTGATCATATAGCAAGAGCCTACATGTGGCAAATGTTCACTTTCTGGAATTATGTTCACACTTTCATGTTTGCTTAG
- the LOC104711455 gene encoding probable pre-mRNA-splicing factor ATP-dependent RNA helicase DEAH3 — protein sequence MVNSARYFEIQEERRNLPVWVHKDEFLQALKENQMVILVGDTGSGKTTQIPQFVLEAVVYENPNPGGTARLVGCTQPRRVAAMSAARRVAEEMDAVIGEEVGYTVRFDDCSSSKTVLKYLTDGMLLREALVDPLLSKYKAIILDEAHERSIATDLLFSILEKALTSRPALKLVVMSSTLYAHELSHYFSGHNVPLIEVPGRLHPVEIVYTRDPVTDYLEAAVRKVIQIHMCEPPGDVLVFLTGEEEIEDACSRIFHKLGDQVKVVPLYSFLPPAMQQRVFDPTPHPVRKIVVSTNIAETSLAIDGIVYVVDPGFSMQKYYNPQTRLDSLVVSPISMASADQRARRACTTGPGKCFRLYTQEIYSGLIPLAVPEMLRANLVNTVLALKRLGVKDLLSLNFMDPPSQRTLVRALTDLFDLGAMDDEGNLTEIGEMMSLEV from the coding sequence ATGGTGAACTCTGCGAGGTATTTCGAAATACAAGAGGAACGTAGGAACCTACCAGTATGGGTACACAAAGACGAGTTTCTCCAAGCTCTGAAGGAAAATCAGATGGTGATACTGGTGGGTGATACGGGCAGTGGTAAGACAACGCAAATCCCACAGTTCGTTTTAGAAGCTGTGGTCtatgaaaaccctaatcctgGTGGGACTGCGAGGTTGGTTGGGTGCACGCAGCCTCGTAGAGTTGCAGCGATGTCTGCGGCCCGCCGAGTTGCTGAAGAGATGGATGCAGTGATCGGTGAAGAAGTCGGTTACACAGTCCGTTTCGACGATTGCAGCAGCTCCAAAACCGTGCTCAAGTACCTGACCGATGGAATGCTTCTGAGAGAAGCACTGGTGGATCCGCTCTTATCAAAATACAAAGCCATCATTCTGGACGAGGCCCACGAAAGAAGTATAGCCACGGATTTGCTTTTTAGTATTCTTGAAAAAGCCTTGACTAGCCGGCCTGCTCTTAAGCTGGTTGTGATGAGTTCAACCCTATACGCCCACGAGCTCAGCCACTATTTTAGCGGTCATAATGTGCCTCTCATCGAAGTCCCAGGTAGGCTCCATCCAGTGGAGATCGTTTATACTCGAGATCCTGTGACGGACTATCTCGAGGCTGCTGTACGCAAAGTTATCCAGATTCACATGTGTGAGCCACCTGGTGATGTTCTTGTTTTCCTAACCGGggaagaagagattgaagatgctTGCAGCAGGATCTTCCATAAGCTCGGAGATCAAGTCAAAGTCGTGCCACTGTATTCCTTCCTCCCGCCTGCCATGCAACAGAGGGTTTTCGATCCCACACCACATCCGGTGAGAAAGATTGTCGTCTCCACCAACATTGCAGAGACTTCTCTAGCCATCGACGGGATTGTTTACGTCGTTGATCCTGGTTTCTCCATGCAGAAATACTACAACCCGCAAACTCGTCTAGACTCCTTGGTGGTGTCCCCAATATCCATGGCAAGTGCTGACCAGAGAGCACGTCGTGCCTGTACAACAGGGCCTGGTAAATGTTTCAGGCTATACACACAGGAAATTTACAGTGGTTTAATACCGCTGGCGGTTCCTGAGATGCTTAGAGCAAACCTCGTAAACACAGTTCTGGCCTTGAAAAGGCTGGGTGTGAAGGACTTGTTATCCTTGAACTTTATGGATCCTCCTTCCCAGAGGACCCTCGTTCGGGCCTTGACGGATTTGTTTGACCTGGGAGCAATGGACGATGAAGGTAACTTGACAGAGATAGGCGAGATGATGAGTCTGGAGGTCTAA